One window of Polynucleobacter sp. HIN5 genomic DNA carries:
- the murJ gene encoding murein biosynthesis integral membrane protein MurJ has protein sequence MNLLSAAAKVSSLTMISRITGLIRETLIARSFGASEWTDAFNVAFRLPNLLRRLFAEGAFSQAFVPILGEISNRGEKDQTRALIDAIATILFWALSLTVMIGVLAAPILVFIIAAGLRDGAAFETTVFMTRVMFPYIGLISMVSLSAGILNTFGRFAVPAFTPVLLNLSLIGGALFIAPTLEQPIYALSIGVMIGGILQLVIQIPALMRLGLLPRIGLLPRKIKSAWQNPDARRVLKLMVPAVFAVSVAQISLIINTNIASHLQTGSVSWLSYADRLMEFPTALLGVALGTVLLPSLSKANAAQDTAQAGELLIWGLRLTFLLAAPCAIALFIFGTPISAVLYHYGQFNAMDVEMTRQALAAYGVGLIGLILVKILAPGFYSRQDIRTPVKIALVVLVFTQLANIGLVPLFAHAGLALSVGLGACLNAALLWLGLRRRGALPSAVGWFKYFSQLLVGLLPLSVVLFYGAQAHDWLALQVNPLIRIGLLGLWLGAAAIIYFASLWIIGLRWQNFLRHAK, from the coding sequence ATGAACCTCCTCTCTGCCGCAGCGAAGGTAAGCTCCCTGACCATGATTTCCCGCATTACGGGATTGATTCGGGAAACCTTGATCGCTAGAAGCTTTGGCGCCTCGGAGTGGACCGATGCCTTTAATGTAGCTTTCAGGCTCCCCAATCTCTTGCGGCGACTCTTTGCGGAAGGGGCCTTTTCGCAGGCATTTGTGCCAATCCTGGGCGAAATCTCCAATCGGGGAGAAAAAGATCAGACCCGAGCATTAATCGACGCAATTGCCACCATTCTGTTTTGGGCCCTCAGTCTCACGGTCATGATTGGGGTCTTAGCAGCACCGATCCTCGTTTTTATCATTGCAGCGGGCCTTAGGGATGGGGCCGCCTTTGAGACCACTGTCTTCATGACGCGCGTCATGTTCCCCTACATTGGTCTAATTTCCATGGTTTCGTTATCGGCCGGCATCCTAAATACTTTTGGACGCTTTGCGGTACCCGCCTTCACGCCCGTACTCCTTAATCTTTCCTTGATCGGTGGCGCCCTTTTCATAGCGCCCACCCTAGAACAACCGATTTATGCCCTAAGCATTGGGGTCATGATTGGGGGCATCTTGCAGCTAGTGATCCAGATTCCGGCTTTAATGCGACTCGGATTATTGCCTCGAATCGGCCTGCTCCCCCGAAAAATCAAATCCGCTTGGCAAAACCCCGATGCACGCCGCGTCTTAAAACTCATGGTGCCAGCTGTATTTGCAGTCTCCGTTGCGCAAATTTCCCTGATCATCAATACGAATATTGCCTCGCATTTGCAAACCGGTAGCGTTTCATGGCTCTCGTATGCCGATCGCCTCATGGAGTTTCCGACCGCTCTGCTGGGGGTTGCGCTTGGAACTGTTTTATTACCAAGCCTTAGCAAAGCAAATGCCGCCCAAGATACTGCGCAGGCTGGAGAGTTGTTGATTTGGGGCTTGCGCCTAACCTTTTTACTGGCAGCGCCCTGCGCGATCGCTTTGTTTATATTTGGCACACCAATCTCAGCTGTTCTATACCATTACGGGCAATTTAATGCGATGGATGTGGAAATGACTCGGCAAGCACTAGCTGCCTATGGTGTAGGTCTGATTGGTCTCATTTTGGTCAAGATCTTAGCCCCAGGGTTTTACTCGCGTCAGGATATTCGTACTCCCGTCAAAATTGCATTGGTGGTCTTGGTATTTACCCAGCTCGCGAATATTGGGCTCGTGCCACTCTTTGCCCATGCTGGCCTTGCGCTATCCGTTGGTCTTGGAGCCTGTTTAAATGCAGCTTTGTTATGGCTTGGGCTACGTCGACGTGGCGCCCTTCCGAGCGCGGTCGGCTGGTTTAAATATTTTAGCCAACTGCTTGTTGGCTTATTACCACTGAGTGTGGTGCTTTTTTATGGTGCACAGGCACACGATTGGCTTGCCTTACAAGTCAACCCCTTGATTCGGATAGGTCTTCTTGGTCTTTGGTTGGGTGCCGCAGCAATCATTTATTTTGCTAGCCTGTGGATCATCGGTTTGCGCTGGCAAAATTTTCTGCGTCATGCAAAATAG
- the ppnP gene encoding pyrimidine/purine nucleoside phosphorylase: MQFDGVSVGKKANVYFDGKCVSHTVTLPDGVRKSVGVILPSTLRFDLSTKEVMEVVEGTAYVSINGQAEQTFAAGQSWTVEAGGYFVIRAEQPVHYVCHFG; this comes from the coding sequence ATGCAGTTCGATGGCGTTTCAGTTGGCAAAAAAGCAAATGTGTATTTTGACGGGAAGTGCGTATCGCATACGGTCACACTACCCGATGGGGTCCGAAAATCGGTTGGAGTGATCCTGCCCAGCACCTTGCGCTTTGATCTCAGTACCAAAGAGGTGATGGAAGTCGTTGAGGGCACAGCATATGTCAGCATCAATGGTCAGGCGGAGCAGACCTTTGCTGCTGGGCAATCATGGACCGTTGAGGCTGGCGGTTATTTTGTGATCCGAGCGGAGCAACCAGTGCACTACGTATGTCACTTTGGCTAG
- the rpsT gene encoding 30S ribosomal protein S20, translated as MANTAQARKRARQSVKLNAHNASLRSKLRTSIKAVRKAIEAGDKDAAKKVFVATQSTIDKITDKKIAHKNTAARQKSRLSAAIKAMA; from the coding sequence ATGGCTAATACTGCACAAGCTCGCAAGCGCGCTCGTCAATCTGTGAAGCTCAACGCTCACAACGCTAGTTTGCGTTCCAAACTCCGCACTTCCATTAAGGCAGTTCGCAAAGCGATTGAAGCTGGCGATAAAGATGCTGCAAAGAAAGTATTTGTTGCTACGCAATCGACCATCGATAAGATTACCGATAAAAAGATTGCCCATAAAAATACGGCTGCGCGCCAGAAGTCACGACTATCTGCTGCGATTAAAGCAATGGCCTAA
- a CDS encoding DUF192 domain-containing protein — protein MIQKYLTILAACFLCILTENSVAQGSSLPIIELKAGMHRIEAELADTPAARQTGLMYRTFMPTNAGMLFVFPEKAIHCFWMRNTKLSLTIAFIDDDGKIVNLSDMEPETQNNHCPRAPVRFALEMNQKWFAQRALGPGTVITGLPKR, from the coding sequence ATGATCCAAAAATACTTGACCATTCTGGCGGCCTGTTTTTTATGCATCCTCACAGAAAATTCCGTTGCCCAAGGCTCCTCCCTGCCAATCATTGAGCTCAAGGCCGGAATGCACCGAATTGAGGCCGAACTCGCTGACACTCCAGCAGCACGGCAAACTGGCTTAATGTACCGAACGTTTATGCCTACTAATGCTGGAATGCTCTTTGTTTTTCCAGAAAAAGCCATTCATTGCTTTTGGATGCGTAATACGAAGTTGTCGCTGACCATCGCGTTTATTGACGATGATGGCAAGATTGTGAATCTCTCTGATATGGAGCCTGAAACCCAGAATAACCACTGCCCCCGAGCACCGGTTCGGTTCGCCCTAGAAATGAATCAAAAGTGGTTTGCGCAACGTGCCCTTGGGCCCGGCACGGTGATTACAGGTCTGCCAAAACGCTAG
- a CDS encoding argininosuccinate synthase yields MSEIKKAVLAYSGGLDTSVILKWLQDTYGCEIVTFTADLGQGEELEPARAKALKFGIKPEHIFIDDLREEFVRDFVFPMFRANTIYEGEYLLGTSIARPLIAKRQIEIARQVGADAVSHGATGKGNDQVRFELGYYALEPGIKVIAPWREWDLLSREKLLAYAEKHGIPVEMKHKQGGAPYSMDANLLHISFEGRHLEDPNAEAEEAMWRWTVSPEKAPDQAQVIEIEFKQGDPVAINGKSLKPHELLAELNRLGGAHGIGRLDLVENRFVGMKSRGCYETPGGTILLKAHRAIESITLDREVAHLKDDLMPRYAALIYNGYWWSPERLALQTLIDHTQKTVNGVVRLKLYKGSVSVLARDSANTLFDQNIATFDDDGGAYNQADAGGFIKLNALRMRIAEIAKRKRAK; encoded by the coding sequence ATGTCCGAAATTAAAAAAGCCGTCCTAGCCTATTCTGGTGGCCTTGATACCAGTGTGATTCTGAAGTGGCTTCAAGATACCTATGGCTGTGAGATCGTTACTTTCACTGCTGACTTGGGCCAAGGTGAGGAACTCGAGCCTGCCCGTGCCAAGGCGCTCAAATTCGGAATTAAGCCCGAGCACATCTTTATTGATGATCTGCGTGAAGAGTTTGTGCGTGACTTTGTGTTTCCGATGTTTCGGGCAAACACGATTTACGAGGGTGAGTATTTACTGGGAACGTCGATCGCTCGCCCCCTAATTGCAAAACGTCAAATTGAGATTGCGCGCCAGGTGGGGGCGGATGCAGTGTCCCACGGCGCTACCGGTAAGGGGAACGATCAAGTACGTTTTGAACTTGGTTACTACGCCCTTGAGCCTGGAATCAAAGTCATTGCTCCCTGGCGTGAGTGGGATTTGCTTTCCCGAGAAAAACTTCTGGCCTATGCAGAAAAACATGGCATCCCTGTGGAGATGAAACACAAACAAGGGGGCGCCCCTTATTCCATGGATGCCAACTTATTACATATCAGCTTTGAAGGAAGACATCTCGAGGATCCAAATGCGGAAGCGGAAGAGGCGATGTGGCGCTGGACTGTTTCCCCAGAGAAGGCCCCTGATCAAGCGCAGGTGATTGAAATCGAATTTAAGCAAGGCGACCCAGTCGCGATCAATGGAAAGTCTTTAAAGCCCCACGAGCTGCTGGCCGAGTTAAATCGTTTGGGTGGTGCGCACGGCATTGGTCGACTGGATCTGGTCGAGAATCGCTTTGTTGGAATGAAAAGCCGGGGTTGCTACGAGACCCCTGGCGGAACTATTTTGCTCAAAGCGCATCGTGCGATTGAAAGCATTACCTTAGACCGTGAAGTCGCTCATCTCAAAGATGATCTGATGCCACGCTATGCCGCGCTGATTTATAACGGCTATTGGTGGTCGCCTGAGCGCTTAGCATTGCAGACCCTAATTGACCATACTCAAAAGACTGTGAACGGGGTTGTGCGTCTCAAGTTGTACAAAGGTTCGGTTTCTGTATTGGCACGCGATTCAGCCAATACTTTATTTGATCAAAATATTGCAACGTTTGATGATGATGGTGGCGCATATAACCAAGCCGACGCCGGTGGCTTTATTAAACTTAATGCATTGCGGATGCGGATTGCTGAAATCGCAAAACGCAAACGTGCAAAATAA
- the argF gene encoding ornithine carbamoyltransferase, whose amino-acid sequence MLRHYLQFSDFSRDEYEYLFGRAAWLKERFKRYETWHPLHDRTLAMIFEKHSTRTRLSFEAGVHQLGGHAVYMNTRDTQLGRGEPIEDAAQVISRMTDIIMIRTFEQETIERFAANSRVPVMNGLTNQYHPCQVLADIFTYVEARGPIQGKTVAWVGDANNMAYTWIQAAEKLDFEFRFSAPEGYQLERSRLQPSAFNHLVVCADPKDACKGADLVSTDVWTSMGYEAENATRMAAFKNWMVTEQLMALAHPDALFMHCLPAHRGEEVSAGVIDGPQSVVWEEAENRLHVQKALMEFLLCGRL is encoded by the coding sequence GTGCTCAGACATTACCTGCAATTTTCTGACTTTAGTCGTGATGAGTATGAGTACCTATTTGGCCGTGCCGCTTGGTTAAAGGAGCGGTTTAAGCGCTACGAGACATGGCACCCATTGCATGATCGTACTCTGGCCATGATCTTTGAAAAACACTCCACCCGCACCCGCCTCTCTTTTGAGGCAGGCGTTCATCAGTTGGGCGGTCATGCGGTTTACATGAACACTCGCGATACTCAGTTGGGTCGGGGTGAGCCGATCGAGGACGCCGCACAAGTGATCTCGCGGATGACCGACATCATCATGATTCGGACCTTTGAGCAAGAGACGATTGAGCGCTTTGCTGCCAACTCGCGTGTTCCCGTCATGAATGGTTTAACCAATCAGTATCATCCTTGCCAAGTATTAGCCGATATATTTACTTATGTCGAGGCACGCGGACCAATTCAGGGGAAAACCGTGGCATGGGTTGGTGATGCAAACAATATGGCGTATACCTGGATTCAGGCAGCTGAAAAACTGGATTTTGAATTCCGTTTCTCTGCCCCCGAGGGATATCAGTTGGAACGCTCCCGCCTGCAACCATCGGCCTTCAATCATCTCGTGGTCTGTGCGGATCCAAAGGATGCGTGCAAGGGTGCCGATTTAGTAAGCACTGATGTGTGGACCAGCATGGGATATGAGGCGGAGAACGCAACGCGGATGGCAGCATTCAAGAACTGGATGGTGACCGAGCAGTTAATGGCATTGGCCCATCCCGATGCGCTCTTTATGCACTGCTTACCTGCGCATCGCGGCGAAGAGGTTAGTGCGGGAGTAATTGATGGCCCCCAGAGTGTGGTTTGGGAGGAGGCTGAGAACCGGCTGCATGTCCAAAAAGCTCTGATGGAATTCTTGCTCTGCGGGCGCTTATAA
- a CDS encoding SirB1 family protein, which translates to MPTQQLDYFATLVAEDEHFPLTEACIAVAQHAFPDLDVQHTLDEIDQLGDRLKKRISADASAVQRLQQLKHFFYTELGFGPNPNDFYAPENSYLHHVLQSRRGIPISLAILMMELGNQIGLKIRGVSFPNHFMLRVSLPQGEIIMDPLTGASLSKHELQEMLDPYLEARGYVGELQLPLNIFLRVSSCREIVSRFLRNLKLIYTEHERWERLLGVQQRLVILLPDAVEEIRDRGLIYAQLEYLRPAIDDMQQYLTEVPNATDADEIREHIATLEHQVRQH; encoded by the coding sequence ATGCCAACTCAACAACTTGACTACTTTGCCACCCTAGTTGCTGAGGACGAGCATTTTCCTCTAACGGAGGCATGCATTGCGGTAGCCCAGCATGCGTTTCCTGATTTGGATGTTCAGCATACCCTCGATGAGATTGATCAGCTAGGTGATCGACTCAAAAAACGAATTTCTGCTGATGCTTCTGCGGTGCAGCGACTCCAACAACTCAAGCATTTCTTTTATACCGAGCTTGGATTTGGTCCCAACCCCAATGATTTTTATGCCCCCGAGAACTCCTATCTGCATCATGTTTTGCAAAGTCGTCGAGGTATTCCGATTTCATTGGCGATCTTAATGATGGAGCTGGGTAATCAGATTGGATTAAAAATCCGTGGGGTGTCGTTTCCCAATCACTTCATGTTGCGCGTTTCCTTGCCGCAAGGCGAGATCATTATGGATCCGCTCACTGGCGCATCCCTATCGAAGCACGAACTTCAAGAGATGCTCGATCCGTATTTAGAGGCACGGGGATACGTTGGCGAGTTACAACTCCCGCTTAATATTTTTTTACGAGTTTCTAGTTGCCGCGAGATCGTCTCGCGCTTTTTGCGTAACCTGAAACTCATTTATACCGAACATGAGCGTTGGGAGCGCTTGTTGGGGGTTCAACAGCGGCTTGTGATCCTCTTGCCTGATGCCGTAGAGGAGATTCGGGATCGCGGCTTAATCTATGCGCAATTAGAGTATTTGCGCCCTGCCATCGATGATATGCAGCAATACCTCACCGAGGTTCCCAACGCCACAGATGCCGATGAAATACGGGAGCATATCGCCACGCTTGAGCATCAAGTGCGTCAACATTAA